One window of the Zea mays cultivar B73 chromosome 3, Zm-B73-REFERENCE-NAM-5.0, whole genome shotgun sequence genome contains the following:
- the LOC100382051 gene encoding putative RING zinc finger domain superfamily protein isoform X1, with amino-acid sequence MQTSETTGTASPPAVEPEAEDKVEEGARANEEAAAKVGGDDEDDWESEHEGRRGRRQRCRRGGAAGDSAVAMVKRELLTRCLTCPLCDHLLRQATTISECLHTFCRKCIYKKLNDEDLDHCPVCKIDLGCTPVEKLRADHNIQDVRSKFFPFKRKKVNAEEAESPIMLPVKVKERSISSLVVNTPRVTPAALTGRRTRAVTRKAAALRGLGPIIVDPLKKDNDNPNKQTDNSSLLDSLNKIPQTRRQLLSNGDTTSHLSVKDKAGDNKDLDKSEFWKPLNCLVEAASKTKPLTSAPRPALKGDKPRKSPSSDSEHSSRTKTREPLQKSKAEVDKSDPGPIVMLRKRGRPGRKRKNPLPETNADSTATAIQARKALSPIWFSLIASFDQKGVPPLPQIPAHYLRIKDGSIPASSIQKYIVQKLSLLSESEEILNESAEKSILLMLTHKKLQAVESTWQDLEIEKAASSELADIV; translated from the exons ATGCAAACCAGTGAGACCACCGGGACCGCATCGCCGCCGGCTGTTGAGCCGGAGGCCGAGGACAAGGTGGAAGAGGGGGCGCGGGCGAATGAGGAGGCGGCGGCGAAGGTGGGCGGCGACGACGAGGATGACTGGGAATCGGAGCATGAGGGGAGGAGAGGCAGGCGGCAGCGGTGCCGGCGAGGCGGTGCGGCGGGGGACAGCGCCGTGGCCATGGTGAAGCGGGAGCTGCTCACGCGCTGCTTGACGTGCCCGCTCTGCGACCACCTGCTCCGGCAGGCCACCACCATCTCCGAGTGCCTCCATACAT TTTGTAGAAAGTGTATCTATAAAAAGCTCAATGATGAGGATCTGGACCACTGTCCAGTATGTAAAATTGATCTGGGCTGCACTCCAGTCGAGAAGCTTAG AGCTGATCATAATATACAAGATGTGAGGTCAAAATTTTTTCCATTCAAAAGAAAGAAGGTTAATGCTGAAGAAGCCGAATCTCCTATTATGCTGCCTGTTAAAGTTAAAGAGAGGTCTATCTCATCGTTGGTGGTCAATACACCTAGAGTAACCCCAGCAGCTTTGACAGGGAGGCGAACAAGAGCGGTTACCAGGAAGGCTGCCGCATTGCGTGGCCTTGGTCCTATCATTGTGGATCCTTTAAAAAAGgacaacgataacccaaataagCAAACTGATAATTCAAGCTTGCTAGATAGCTTGAACAAAATACCTCAAACAAGAAGACAG TTATTGTCGAATGGGGacacaacaagtcatctctctgttAAAGATAAAGCAGGTGATAATAAGGACCTGGATAAGTCCGAGTTCTGGAAACCTTTGAATTGTCTTGTAGAAGCTGCAAGCAAAACAAAGCCCCTGACAAGTGCACCAAGGCCAGCTTTGAAGGGAGATAAGCCCAGAAAATCTCCGAGTAGTGATAGCGAACATTCTAGCAGAACAAAGACTAGGGAGCCTCTTCAGAAGTCCAAAGCTGAAGTTGACAAAAGCGATCCCGGGCCAATAGTGATGCTTAGAAAGAGAGGGCGGCCTGGCCGGAAGAGGAAAAATCCCCTACCTGAAACAAATGCAGATTCCACTGCTACAGCTATCCAGGCCAGGAAGGCATTGAGCCCAATATGGTTTTCATTGATTGCCTCGTTTGACCA GAAAGGTGTCCCTCCTTTGCCTCAGATACCTGCACACTATTTGAGAATAAA GGATGGGAGCATACCCGCGTCATCTATTCAAAAGTACATTGTGCAGAAGCTCAGTCTTCTAAGCGAATCCGAG GAAATTCTCAATGAGTCGGCTGAGAAGTCCATACTTCTCATGTTGACACATAAGAAGCTCCAAGCTGTCGAGTCCACTTGGCAAGACTTGGAGATAGAGAAGGCCGCCAGCTCTGAACTGGCGGACATAGTTTAG